The following coding sequences lie in one Prionailurus viverrinus isolate Anna chromosome X, UM_Priviv_1.0, whole genome shotgun sequence genomic window:
- the LOC125157338 gene encoding LOW QUALITY PROTEIN: SWI/SNF-related matrix-associated actin-dependent regulator of chromatin subfamily E member 1-like (The sequence of the model RefSeq protein was modified relative to this genomic sequence to represent the inferred CDS: inserted 1 base in 1 codon; substituted 1 base at 1 genomic stop codon), translating into MSKRPSYAPPPTPAPATQMPSTPGFVGYNPYSHLAYNNYRLGGNPGTNSRVTASSGITIPKPPXPPDKPLMPYMRYSRKVWDQVKASNPDLKLWEIGKIIGGMWRYLTDEEKQEYLNEYEAEKIEYNESMKAYHNSPAYRAYINAKSHAEAALEEESRQRQSRMEKGEPYMSIQPAEDPDGYDDGFSMKHTATARFQRNHRLISEILSESVVPDVRSVVTTARMQVLKRQVQSLMVHQRKLEAELLQIEERYQEKKRKFVESTDSFNNEFKTLCSLKVEVDMEKIAAEIVQADEXARKKQEEREKEAAEQAERSQSSMVPEEEQAASKTEDKKDDESVPMETEETHLEEATESQQNGEEGTSTPEDKESGQEGVDSMAEEGTSDSNTGSESNSATVEEPPADPTLEDEKKE; encoded by the exons ATGTCAAAAAGACCATCTTatgccccacctcccaccccagctcctgCAACACAAATGCCCAGCACACCAGGGTTTGTGGGATACAATCCATACAGTCATCTCGCCTACAACAACTACAGGCTGGGAGGGAACCCGGGCACCAACAGCCGGGTCACGGCCTCCTCTGGTATTACGATTCCAAAACCCC AGCCACCAGATAAGCCGCTGATGCCCTACATGAGGTACAGCAGAAAGGTCTGGGACCAAGTAAAAGCTTCCAACCCCGACCTAAAGTTGTGGGAGATTGGCAAGATTATTGGTGGCATGTGGCGATATCTCactgatgaagaaaaacaagaatatttaAACGAATACGAAGCAGAAAAGATAGAGTACAATGAATCTATGAAGGCCTATCATAATTCCCCCGCATACCGTGCttatataaatgcaaaaagtCATGCGGAAGCTGCTTTAGAGGAAGAAAGTCGACAGAGACAATCTCgcatggagaaaggagaaccttaCATGAGCATTCAGCCTGCTGAAGATCCAGATGGTTATGATGATGGCTTTTCAATGAAGCATACAGCCACTGCCCGTTTCCAGAGAAACCACCGCCTCATCAGTGAAATCCTTAGTGAGAGTGTGGTGCCAGACGTTCGGTCAGTTGTCACAACAGCTAGAATGCAGGTCCTCAAACGACAGGTCCAGTCCTTAATGGTTCATCAGCGAAAACTAGAAGCTGAACTTCTTCAAATAGAGGAGAGATaccaggaaaagaagaggaaattcgTGGAAAGCACAGATTCATTTAACAATGAGTTTAAAACGTTGTGCAGTTTGAAAGTGGAAGTGGACATGGAAAAAATCGCCGCTGAAATTGTACAGGCAGACGAATAGGCTCGCAAaaagcaggaggaaagagaaaaagaggcagcgGAGCAAGCTGAACGCAGTCAGAGCAGCATGGTTCCTGAGGAAGAGCAAGCTGCCAGTAAGACCGAGGACAAGAAGGACGACGAGAGCGTCCCaatggagacagaggagacacaccTTGAAGAAGCGACGGAGAGCCAACAGAATGGTGAAGAAGGCACATCTACTCCTGAGGACAAGGAGAGCGGGCAAGAGGGGGTAGACAGTATGGCTGAGGAAGGGACCAGTGATAGTAACACTGGCTCAGAGAGCAACAGTGCAACCGTGGAGGAACCACCAGCAGACCCCACACTGGAAGAcgagaagaaagaataa